The Nocardioides sp. S-1144 genome includes a region encoding these proteins:
- a CDS encoding gamma carbonic anhydrase family protein: MNLFEFEGKRPTVHPEAFVAPTATLIGDVTVERGASIWYGAVLRADICAIVIREGSNVQDNSVLHAQPDTTLTVGPDATIGHGCVVHCAEVGAKTLVGNGSTLLDGATVGAGTLVAAGSVVTPGTAIPAGVVAAGIPCRATKPIAGTSSEFWVEMNPPYYRELAQRHAAGAPRVDR, translated from the coding sequence GTGAACCTGTTCGAGTTCGAGGGCAAGCGGCCCACCGTGCACCCCGAGGCCTTCGTCGCGCCGACCGCCACCCTGATCGGCGACGTGACCGTGGAGCGGGGCGCGAGCATCTGGTACGGCGCCGTGCTGCGGGCCGACATCTGCGCGATCGTCATCCGCGAGGGGTCGAACGTGCAGGACAACTCCGTGCTGCACGCCCAGCCCGACACCACCCTGACCGTCGGTCCCGACGCCACCATCGGGCACGGGTGCGTCGTGCACTGCGCCGAGGTCGGCGCGAAGACCCTGGTCGGCAACGGCAGCACGCTCCTCGACGGCGCCACCGTCGGCGCCGGCACGCTGGTCGCCGCCGGGTCGGTCGTGACCCCGGGCACCGCGATCCCCGCCGGCGTCGTGGCCGCCGGGATCCCGTGCCGGGCGACCAAGCCGATCGCCGGCACGTCCTCGGAGTTCTGGGTCGAGATGAACCCGCCGTACTACCGCGAGCTCGCCCAGCGGCACGCCGCGGGAGCGCCGCGGGTGGACCGGTGA
- a CDS encoding MFS transporter: MSRLRSLVADTRPLENPHFKRLWRANIVTVVGAQLTVVAVPAQIYADTGSSAYVGLTGVFGLVPLVVFGLWGGALADVFDRRTILICTTVGLIGTSGLFWLQSALGNTNVWVLLSLFAVQQAFFGVNQPTRSAVLPRLVPIEQLPAANALNSTVFMAGGIAGPLVAGALIPVFGLQWLYLIDTVTLLATLSAVVRLPSMAVERAAGVAARAPGLRSVVEGFTYLRGHPVLLMSFLVDIIAMVFGMPRALFPEIAHESFRGPEEGGIAFALLFAAIPAGAVIGGVFSGWVSRVSAQGRAVVVCILVWGGAIIGFGLAVGIAGAQDDVGVRHAFLVVAVLMLVVGGAADMASSAFRSAMLQAAATDEVRGRLQGIFIVVVAGGPRVADVAHGAAAAGVGTAVAATGGGVLVVVLTVVAALAVPSFVRYRITRAAGPV; the protein is encoded by the coding sequence GTGAGCCGCCTCCGGAGCCTGGTCGCCGACACCCGGCCGCTCGAGAACCCCCACTTCAAGCGGCTCTGGCGCGCCAACATCGTCACCGTCGTCGGTGCGCAGCTCACGGTCGTGGCGGTGCCGGCCCAGATCTACGCCGACACCGGCTCCTCGGCCTACGTCGGGCTGACCGGCGTCTTCGGGCTGGTGCCGCTCGTCGTGTTCGGACTGTGGGGCGGCGCCCTGGCCGACGTCTTCGACCGCCGCACGATCCTCATCTGCACCACGGTGGGGCTGATCGGCACCAGCGGGCTCTTCTGGCTGCAGTCGGCGCTCGGCAACACCAACGTCTGGGTGCTGCTGTCGCTGTTCGCGGTGCAACAGGCGTTCTTCGGGGTCAACCAGCCGACCCGCAGCGCGGTGCTCCCGCGCCTCGTGCCGATCGAGCAGCTGCCGGCGGCGAACGCGCTCAACTCGACGGTCTTCATGGCCGGCGGCATCGCGGGCCCCCTCGTCGCCGGGGCCCTGATCCCGGTCTTCGGGCTCCAGTGGCTCTACCTCATCGACACCGTCACCCTGCTCGCGACGCTGTCGGCCGTCGTCCGGCTGCCGTCGATGGCCGTCGAGCGGGCCGCCGGCGTCGCCGCGAGGGCGCCCGGGCTCCGGTCGGTCGTCGAGGGCTTCACCTACCTGCGCGGCCACCCGGTGCTGCTGATGTCGTTCCTGGTCGACATCATCGCGATGGTCTTCGGGATGCCGCGCGCGCTGTTCCCGGAGATCGCCCACGAGAGCTTCCGGGGTCCCGAGGAGGGCGGCATCGCCTTCGCGCTGCTCTTCGCCGCGATCCCGGCCGGTGCCGTCATCGGTGGCGTCTTCTCCGGCTGGGTGTCGCGGGTCAGCGCCCAGGGCCGGGCGGTCGTCGTCTGCATCCTGGTGTGGGGCGGGGCGATCATCGGGTTCGGGCTCGCGGTCGGCATCGCCGGCGCCCAGGACGACGTCGGCGTGCGGCACGCGTTCCTCGTCGTGGCGGTGCTGATGCTGGTGGTCGGCGGGGCCGCCGACATGGCCTCCTCGGCGTTCCGGTCCGCGATGCTGCAGGCCGCCGCCACCGACGAGGTCCGCGGCCGGCTGCAGGGCATCTTCATCGTGGTCGTTGCCGGTGGCCCCCGGGTCGCGGATGTCGCCCACGGCGCCGCGGCCGCCGGCGTCGGCACGGCGGTCGCCGCGACCGGTGGTGGCGTGCTGGTCGTCGTGCTGACCGTCGTCGCCGCGCTCGCGGTGCCGTCGTTCGTGCGCTACCGCATCACGCGGGCGGCCGGACCGGTGTGA
- a CDS encoding SDR family NAD(P)-dependent oxidoreductase, giving the protein MIDPDDLEATLRVLGALHTVPEEHPDHVAVKRAASHMYKALKRERRTAKREAELAHDRAVTAATATGSPLRIDDETEGVLLTTPTTGAFAGELLNPRGCYICKRDYTLVDAFYHWLCPDCAARSHAKRDQGTDLTGRRALLTGGRAKIGMYIALRLLRDGAHLTITTRFPHDAARRFSSLPDSGDWLHRLKVVGIDLRDPTQVVALADDVAAAGRLDVLVNNACQTVRRSPGAYAPLVEAEREPLPEGVELPEMVTFDRVSELHPAAISGALAQAPVAHHDGESLEHARAAHTAASLTALALRGGSASLDAHLAGTAVDAGGLLPDVATANSWTQTVDEVDPLELLEVQLCNSVAPFLLVSRLRPAMAAAAAAAPSGRAHVVNVSAMEGQFGRRYKGPGHPHTNMAKAALNMLTRTSAGEMFETDRILMNAVDTGWITDERPHHEKLRIAAEGWHAPLDLVDGAARVYDPVVRGEAGEDLHGHFLKDYDPSPW; this is encoded by the coding sequence GTGATCGACCCGGACGACCTCGAGGCCACCCTGCGCGTGCTCGGCGCGCTGCACACCGTGCCCGAGGAGCACCCCGACCACGTCGCGGTGAAGCGGGCGGCGTCGCACATGTACAAGGCGCTCAAGCGCGAGCGTCGCACCGCCAAGCGGGAGGCCGAGCTGGCCCACGACCGCGCCGTCACCGCGGCCACGGCCACCGGGAGCCCGCTGCGCATCGACGACGAGACCGAGGGCGTGCTGCTGACCACCCCGACCACGGGCGCGTTCGCCGGCGAGCTGCTCAACCCCCGCGGGTGCTACATCTGCAAGCGCGACTACACGCTGGTCGACGCGTTCTACCACTGGCTGTGCCCCGACTGCGCCGCGCGCTCGCACGCCAAGCGCGACCAGGGCACCGACCTCACCGGACGCCGGGCGCTGCTGACCGGCGGCCGCGCCAAGATCGGCATGTACATCGCGCTGCGGCTGCTCCGCGACGGCGCGCACCTCACGATCACCACCCGTTTCCCGCACGACGCCGCCCGGCGGTTCTCCTCGCTGCCCGACAGCGGCGACTGGTTGCACCGCCTCAAGGTCGTCGGCATCGACCTGCGCGACCCCACCCAGGTCGTGGCGCTGGCCGACGACGTCGCGGCCGCCGGCCGGCTCGACGTGCTCGTCAACAACGCCTGCCAGACCGTGCGCCGCTCGCCGGGCGCCTACGCGCCGCTGGTCGAGGCCGAGCGCGAGCCGCTGCCCGAGGGCGTCGAGCTGCCGGAGATGGTCACCTTCGACCGCGTCTCCGAGCTGCACCCGGCCGCGATCTCCGGCGCGCTGGCCCAGGCCCCGGTCGCCCACCACGACGGCGAGTCGCTGGAGCACGCCCGCGCCGCCCACACCGCGGCCAGCCTCACCGCGCTCGCGCTGCGCGGCGGCAGCGCCTCGCTCGACGCCCACCTCGCCGGCACCGCCGTCGACGCCGGCGGGCTGCTGCCCGACGTCGCGACCGCGAACTCGTGGACCCAGACCGTCGACGAGGTCGACCCGCTGGAGCTCCTCGAGGTGCAGCTGTGCAACTCGGTCGCGCCGTTCCTGCTCGTCTCGCGGCTGCGGCCGGCGATGGCGGCGGCTGCCGCGGCGGCGCCGTCCGGGCGGGCCCACGTCGTCAACGTCTCGGCGATGGAGGGGCAGTTCGGTCGCCGCTACAAGGGGCCCGGGCACCCGCACACCAACATGGCCAAGGCCGCGCTCAACATGCTGACCCGCACGTCGGCGGGCGAGATGTTCGAGACCGACCGGATCCTGATGAACGCCGTCGACACCGGCTGGATCACCGACGAGCGCCCGCACCACGAGAAGCTGCGCATCGCCGCCGAGGGCTGGCACGCCCCGCTCGACCTGGTCGACGGCGCCGCGCGCGTCTACGACCCGGTCGTGCGCGGCGAGGCCGGCGAGGACCTCCACGGGCACTTCCTCAAGGACTACGACCCCAGTCCCTGGTGA